A section of the Leminorella richardii genome encodes:
- the leuC gene encoding 3-isopropylmalate dehydratase large subunit, producing the protein MAKTLYQKIYDAHVVYEATNETPLLYIDRHLVHEVTSPQAFDGLRAMKRPVRQPGKTFATMDHNVSTQTKDINACGEMARIQMQELIKNCKEFNVSLYDLNHPYQGIVHVIGPEQGMTLPGMTIVCGDSHTATHGAFGSLAFGIGTSEVEHVLATQTLKQARAKTMKIEVNGATAPGITAKDIVLAIIGKIGHAGGTGHVVEFCGDAIEALSMEGRMTLCNMAIEMGAKAGLVAPDDVTFSYVKGRQFAPKPEQWDEAVAYWRTLKSDPGATFDAVVTLNAEEIAPQVTWGTNPGQVMAVDQNIPDPAAISDPVERASAEKALAYMNLQAGQKMTDVAIDKVFIGSCTNSRIEDLRAAAAVAKGRKVAPGVVAMVVPGSGPVKAQAEEEGLDKIFIEAGFEWRLPGCSMCLAMNNDRLEPGERCASTSNRNFEGRQGRGGRTHLVSPAMAAAAAVSGHFADIRSLA; encoded by the coding sequence ATGGCCAAAACACTGTATCAAAAGATCTATGACGCTCACGTAGTGTATGAGGCAACGAACGAAACGCCCCTGCTGTACATTGACCGCCATCTGGTGCACGAAGTCACTTCTCCTCAGGCATTTGACGGCCTGCGCGCCATGAAGCGCCCGGTTCGCCAGCCGGGGAAAACCTTTGCCACGATGGATCACAACGTTTCAACTCAGACCAAAGACATCAACGCCTGCGGCGAAATGGCCCGCATCCAGATGCAGGAACTGATTAAAAACTGTAAAGAGTTCAACGTCTCTCTGTACGATCTGAACCACCCTTATCAGGGCATCGTGCACGTGATCGGGCCAGAACAGGGTATGACTCTGCCTGGCATGACTATCGTGTGCGGCGACTCCCATACAGCCACCCACGGCGCGTTCGGTTCGCTGGCCTTCGGCATCGGTACCTCCGAAGTGGAACACGTGCTGGCGACGCAAACTCTGAAGCAGGCGCGTGCCAAAACGATGAAAATCGAAGTGAACGGCGCTACCGCACCGGGCATCACGGCAAAGGACATCGTACTGGCAATCATTGGTAAAATTGGCCACGCAGGCGGCACCGGCCACGTAGTGGAATTCTGCGGCGACGCCATTGAGGCGCTGTCGATGGAAGGCCGCATGACCCTGTGTAACATGGCGATTGAAATGGGCGCCAAGGCCGGGCTGGTTGCGCCGGACGACGTGACCTTCAGCTACGTGAAAGGCCGCCAGTTCGCACCCAAGCCTGAGCAGTGGGACGAAGCCGTCGCCTATTGGCGTACGCTGAAGTCCGATCCGGGAGCCACCTTTGACGCAGTTGTCACATTAAACGCCGAAGAGATCGCCCCGCAGGTGACTTGGGGCACCAACCCCGGACAGGTAATGGCCGTTGACCAGAATATTCCCGATCCGGCTGCTATCAGCGATCCTGTTGAGCGCGCTTCAGCGGAAAAAGCGCTGGCCTATATGAATCTGCAGGCAGGCCAAAAGATGACCGACGTCGCTATCGACAAGGTGTTTATCGGCTCCTGTACTAACTCCCGCATTGAAGATCTGCGCGCTGCCGCAGCGGTTGCCAAAGGGCGCAAAGTGGCTCCCGGCGTTGTTGCCATGGTCGTGCCTGGCTCAGGCCCGGTAAAAGCGCAGGCCGAAGAGGAAGGTCTGGACAAGATCTTTATCGAAGCCGGTTTTGAATGGCGTCTGCCCGGATGCTCCATGTGTCTGGCAATGAACAACGATCGGTTAGAGCCCGGCGAGCGCTGTGCTTCAACCAGTAACCGCAACTTTGAAGGCCGTCAGGGCCGAGGCGGACGCACCCACTTGGTCAGCCCCGCGATGGCCGCCGCTGCCGCCGTCAGCGGCCACTTTGCCGACATCCGTTCGCTGGCTTAA
- the leuD gene encoding 3-isopropylmalate dehydratase small subunit, translating into MTKFTQHTGIVVPLDAANVDTDAIIPKQFLQKVTRTGFGQHLFNDWRFLDDAGQQPNPDFVLNKPRYKSASILLARENFGCGSSREHAPWALTDYGFKVVIALSFADIFYGNSFNNQLLPVTLAEAEIDELFALVGAQEGVTFTVDLENQKVIAGSKEYAFTIDPFRKHCMINGLDSIGLTLQHNDAISAYEAKQPAFLR; encoded by the coding sequence ATGACGAAGTTTACTCAACATACCGGCATCGTAGTGCCGCTAGACGCCGCCAACGTAGATACGGACGCCATTATTCCTAAGCAGTTTCTGCAAAAGGTCACCCGTACCGGCTTTGGCCAGCATCTGTTCAACGACTGGCGTTTTCTGGACGACGCAGGGCAACAGCCCAATCCAGACTTTGTGCTGAACAAGCCGCGCTATAAGAGCGCATCCATTCTGCTGGCGCGGGAAAACTTTGGCTGCGGCTCGTCCCGCGAGCACGCGCCGTGGGCGCTGACCGACTACGGCTTCAAAGTGGTGATTGCGCTAAGCTTTGCCGATATTTTTTACGGCAACTCGTTTAACAACCAGCTGCTGCCGGTCACACTGGCAGAGGCGGAAATTGACGAACTGTTCGCACTGGTAGGCGCTCAAGAGGGCGTTACCTTTACCGTCGATTTGGAAAATCAGAAAGTGATTGCCGGTAGTAAAGAGTATGCCTTTACTATCGATCCCTTCCGCAAGCACTGCATGATTAACGGCCTGGACAGCATCGGTCTGACCCTGCAACATAATGACGCTATCAGCGCCTATGAGGCAAAGCAGCCCGCGTTCTTACGCTAA
- a CDS encoding winged helix-turn-helix domain-containing protein, with protein MNTDSTQVHYAINGWLLDSTTDSLIHQKTREIKRLGEFQFRLLMILSESPDTIFSRDRLNALVWEKRVIGQNSLPNAIHALRAALEDCGKNQKVIKTVPRKGYLLDKAYCIALTPETESSEPAVDGDITVVASPQLDSVELSNKPEETVNQPESDYLHNISLLQTDWVAPETIQKAASRKNRYYVSLLTLVFSALLLGAFLLPPPQAFSGIDTLKEEQECLRPDLRFNHSDVSPSSLAKILHLLKEA; from the coding sequence ATGAATACTGATAGCACACAGGTACATTACGCGATTAACGGTTGGCTACTCGATAGCACGACCGATTCCCTGATCCACCAAAAGACCCGAGAGATCAAACGCCTCGGTGAGTTCCAATTCAGGCTCCTGATGATTTTGAGCGAAAGCCCTGACACGATATTTTCCAGAGACCGCCTGAATGCGCTGGTTTGGGAAAAGCGCGTCATCGGCCAAAACAGTCTCCCTAACGCTATCCACGCGCTGCGTGCTGCACTAGAGGACTGCGGAAAGAATCAGAAGGTGATAAAAACCGTTCCGAGGAAAGGTTACCTTCTCGATAAAGCCTACTGCATAGCCCTGACGCCAGAAACCGAAAGCTCAGAGCCTGCTGTCGATGGTGACATCACAGTAGTGGCATCACCTCAACTCGACAGCGTAGAACTGTCTAACAAACCAGAGGAAACGGTCAATCAGCCAGAAAGCGACTATCTCCATAACATCAGTTTGCTCCAGACAGACTGGGTTGCTCCTGAAACCATCCAAAAAGCGGCCTCCCGGAAAAATCGGTACTATGTCAGTCTGCTAACTCTAGTGTTTAGCGCGCTGCTCCTAGGCGCATTCTTGCTTCCGCCACCTCAGGCTTTCTCCGGTATTGATACACTCAAAGAGGAACAAGAGTGCCTGCGCCCCGACCTTCGGTTTAATCATTCCGACGTATCTCCCTCCTCACTGGCAAAGATTCTACACCTGCTAAAAGAAGCCTAA
- a CDS encoding DUF554 domain-containing protein, producing MIGPYLNGAAIFFGGALGLVLAPFIPQRLREGLPAAFAMTSIAMGIIMTIKVQQLPAVALALILGVAIGELCYMEKGVQRFGTCVQRALSRVVPQRHHGMTQEVYSQNFSALIVLFCASGTGVVGSLTEGMTGDYQLLLVKSLLDVFTAAIFATSLGVGVMTIALPQLAIQATLFYSTRLIMPFMNEITLGDFSACGGILMIAVGLRIAQIKSFAVVNFLPALILIVPISLYWHKLMG from the coding sequence ATGATAGGTCCATATCTCAACGGTGCCGCCATCTTTTTTGGCGGCGCCCTCGGCCTCGTTTTGGCGCCCTTCATCCCACAGAGATTGAGAGAAGGCCTTCCCGCCGCGTTTGCCATGACCTCTATCGCCATGGGCATCATAATGACCATCAAGGTGCAGCAGCTGCCCGCCGTCGCACTGGCGCTGATCCTTGGGGTCGCCATTGGTGAACTTTGCTATATGGAGAAAGGCGTTCAGCGGTTTGGCACTTGTGTTCAACGCGCACTGTCTCGCGTTGTCCCCCAGCGGCATCACGGTATGACGCAAGAGGTGTACAGCCAGAACTTTAGCGCGCTGATCGTACTGTTCTGCGCCAGCGGCACTGGCGTAGTAGGCTCACTCACAGAGGGCATGACCGGCGACTATCAGCTTTTGCTGGTCAAGTCGCTACTGGACGTGTTTACCGCCGCTATTTTCGCCACTTCACTGGGCGTCGGGGTGATGACCATAGCCCTTCCCCAACTGGCGATTCAGGCTACGCTGTTTTATTCAACCCGCCTTATCATGCCCTTTATGAATGAGATAACGCTGGGAGACTTTTCCGCCTGTGGGGGGATCCTGATGATCGCCGTTGGGCTTCGCATCGCGCAAATCAAGTCGTTTGCCGTGGTGAACTTCCTGCCTGCGCTAATTCTTATCGTGCCCATATCCCTTTACTGGCATAAACTTATGGGGTAA
- the thiB gene encoding thiamine ABC transporter substrate binding subunit has translation MLKRLTIAALLLASTPALAADDKPTLTVYTYDSFASEWGPGPSVKQAFESECGCTLNLVPLSDGVSLLNRLRMEGSNSRADVVLGLDNNLIAAARKTGLFAPHALNDGLKNLTVPGGWQDDTFIPYDYGYFAFVYNKETLTTPPSSMKALLDDPQKWRVVYQDPRTSTPGQGLMLWMQKLYGDETSQAWQKLAKKTVTVTKGWSEAYKLFLKGEADLVLSYTTSPAYHIVEEKTDRYVAAPFEEGHYLQVEVAGRLKSSKQPELASQFMAFIMTPAFQNAIPTKNWMYPATDIPLPEAFNQLTKPASALQFSAEEVDANRASWIRTWQSAVSR, from the coding sequence GTGTTAAAAAGACTGACTATTGCAGCGCTGCTGCTGGCTTCTACGCCCGCTCTGGCGGCTGACGACAAGCCTACGCTAACAGTCTATACCTATGACTCTTTCGCCTCTGAATGGGGCCCTGGCCCTAGCGTTAAGCAAGCCTTCGAAAGCGAGTGCGGATGCACCTTGAATCTGGTTCCCCTATCTGACGGCGTCTCCCTGCTAAATCGCCTGAGAATGGAAGGCAGCAACAGCCGCGCTGACGTTGTGCTTGGCCTAGACAACAATCTGATCGCCGCCGCGAGAAAAACCGGCCTGTTTGCCCCTCACGCCCTCAATGACGGATTGAAAAATCTGACCGTTCCCGGCGGCTGGCAAGACGATACCTTTATTCCCTATGACTACGGCTATTTCGCCTTTGTCTACAATAAAGAAACCCTGACGACGCCGCCCAGCAGCATGAAAGCGCTGCTGGACGATCCGCAAAAATGGCGCGTGGTCTATCAGGATCCGCGAACCAGCACCCCAGGTCAGGGCCTAATGCTGTGGATGCAGAAACTGTACGGTGACGAGACGTCACAGGCGTGGCAAAAGCTGGCGAAGAAAACCGTCACAGTGACTAAGGGATGGAGTGAGGCCTATAAGCTGTTTTTAAAAGGCGAAGCCGATCTGGTGCTCAGCTATACCACCTCCCCGGCCTACCACATCGTTGAAGAAAAAACCGACCGCTACGTCGCCGCACCGTTTGAAGAAGGGCACTATTTACAGGTAGAAGTTGCGGGACGGCTCAAGTCCAGCAAACAGCCAGAACTGGCAAGCCAGTTTATGGCGTTTATCATGACGCCTGCTTTCCAGAACGCTATACCGACGAAAAACTGGATGTATCCTGCAACAGATATCCCACTACCAGAGGCATTCAACCAGCTGACCAAGCCCGCCAGCGCGCTGCAGTTTAGCGCAGAAGAGGTTGACGCTAACCGAGCCTCGTGGATCCGAACGTGGCAAAGCGCCGTCAGCCGCTGA
- a CDS encoding DsbA family oxidoreductase — MGELLSGNRYGDGVRADEALARQMKVTSVPFFIFDNKYAVSGAQPVDVFSDVLMKVEQEAQRLSRLRDDS, encoded by the coding sequence GTGGGGGAACTGCTGTCCGGCAATCGCTATGGTGACGGGGTGCGAGCGGATGAGGCTCTTGCCCGGCAGATGAAGGTTACGTCGGTGCCATTCTTTATCTTTGACAACAAGTACGCGGTTTCGGGCGCGCAGCCTGTGGACGTGTTTAGCGACGTGCTGATGAAAGTTGAGCAGGAAGCGCAGCGGCTGTCGCGGCTTCGCGATGATAGTTAG
- a CDS encoding DsbA family oxidoreductase yields MKIQMWSDFSCPFCYIGKRHLKTALAACGLTDRAELVFRSFELDPRAVSLRGGDVYRHLAEKYDMSIERAREMTEHTARQAALTGLIFRFDRLIPANTFDAHRLQHFAAERGKADAIGDALMSAFFSEGETFQKETR; encoded by the coding sequence ATGAAAATACAAATGTGGTCGGATTTTTCCTGTCCGTTTTGCTATATCGGCAAGCGCCATCTTAAAACCGCACTGGCTGCCTGTGGCCTGACGGATCGCGCGGAGCTTGTGTTTCGAAGCTTTGAACTGGATCCGCGAGCGGTATCCCTGCGTGGTGGTGACGTTTATCGCCATCTGGCGGAAAAGTACGATATGAGTATCGAACGGGCGAGGGAGATGACTGAGCACACGGCGCGTCAGGCGGCGTTGACGGGGCTTATTTTCCGCTTTGATCGGCTGATCCCGGCAAATACCTTTGACGCTCACCGACTGCAGCACTTTGCTGCCGAGAGGGGTAAGGCTGACGCGATAGGTGATGCCCTGATGAGCGCATTTTTCAGCGAAGGCGAAACATTTCAGAAAGAGACACGCTGA